A genomic region of Capra hircus breed San Clemente chromosome 19, ASM170441v1, whole genome shotgun sequence contains the following coding sequences:
- the SSTR2 gene encoding somatostatin receptor type 2 yields the protein MDLASELNETQPWLTSPFDLNGSVGAANISNQTEPYYDLASNVVLTFIYFVVCIVGLCGNTLVIYVILRYAKMKTITNIYILNLAIADELFMLGLPFLAMQVALVHWPFGKAICRVVMTVDGINQFTSIFCLTVMSIDRYLAVVHPIKSAKWRRPRTAKMINVAVWGVSLLVILPIMIYAGLRSNQWGRSSCTINWPGESGAWYTGFIIYAFILGFLVPLTIICLCYLFIIIKVKSSGIRVGSSKRKKSEKKVTRMVSIVVAVFIFCWLPFYIFNVSSVSVAISPTPALKGMFDFVVVLTYANSCANPILYAFLSDNFKKSFQNVLCLVKVSGTDDGERSDSKQDKSRLNETTETQRTLLNGDLQTSI from the coding sequence ATGGATCTAGCCTCTGAACTCAACGAGACCCAACCTTGGCTGACCTCTCCATTTGACCTCAATGGCTCCGTGGGGGCAGCCAACATTTCAAACCAGACAGAGCCGTACTACGACCTGGCCAGCAACGTCGTCCTCACCTTCATCTACTTCGTGGTCTGCATCGTTGGGCTGTGTGGCAACACGCTGGTCATTTACGTCATCCTCCGCTATGCCAAGATGAAGACCATCACCAACATCTACATCCTCAACCTGGCCATCGCAGATGAACTCTTCATGCTGGGTCTGCCCTTCCTGGCCATGCAGGTGGCTCTGGTCCACTGGCCCTTTGGCAAGGCCATCTGCCGGGTGGTCATGACCGTGGATGGCATCAACCAGTTCACCAGCATCTTCTGCCTGACAGTCATGAGCATTGACCGCTACCTGGCTGTGGTCCACCCCATCAAGTCGGCCAAGTGGAGGAGACCCCGGACAGCCAAGATGATCAACGTGGCTGTGTGGGGCGTCTCTCTGCTGGTCATCTTGCCGATCATGATATATGCTGGCCTTCGGAGCAACCAGTGGGGGAGAAGCAGTTGCACCATCAACTGGCCAGGCGAGTCTGGGGCCTGGTACACAGGGTTCATCATCTACGCCTTCATCCTGGGGTTCCTGGTGCCCCTGACCATCATCTGTCTCTGCTACTTGTTCATTATCATCAAGGTGAAGTCCTCCGGCATCCGAGTGGGTTCCTCCAAGAGGAAAAAGTCTGAGAAGAAGGTCACACGCATGGTGTCCATCGTGGTGGCCGTCTTCATCTTCTGCTGGCTCCCCTTCTACATCTTCAACGTCTCCTCGGTCTCGGTGGCCATCAGTCCCACTCCAGCCCTCAAAGGCATGTTTGACTTCGTGGTGGTCCTCACCTACGCCAACAGCTGTGCCAACCCTATCCTCTATGCCTTCTTGTCCGACAACTTCAAGAAGAGCTTCCAGAATGTCCTCTGCTTGGTCAAGGTGAGCGGCACAGACGACGGGGAGCGGAGTGACAGTAAGCAGGACAAATCCCGGCTGAATGAGACCACGGAGACCCAGAGGACCCTCCTCAATGGAGACCTCCAGACCAGTATCTGa